The window TCATTCAGGTCAGACAAAGGGTTCCTCCACTAGAAAGATTTACTCTGCAATAGAAACAGATACAAGTCAGTCTCAAGAGTTTtaaggggaaaggggaaagtaAAATATCATGCTCTTCATACAAGGTGCAGTTGAGCTGTGGAGCCTGGGGGAGAGAATGAGAGGCTTACATACCTCaaggaggaaagaaatccaCACACACCTCCCTGTTCACTGAgagcttattaaaaaaaagtcagaaggTTAGCTTAAGAAGATTCCCAAGGCATGAGTCATTGGTTCCAAGAAAAACATGAGCGCAGCAGAGTGCCTTGTCACTCTTACTCAAGACAGCCTTTTGCTGTGTTCCTGTTTTTCAGTAATACCAAATAACAGTCTCAGAGTTGTTGCCGGCAAGTGGACTTCTGTAAGCATGGCACATGGCTCAGCAGTCTCTCAGTCTGAGGGGCATGCGGGAGCATTTGGAAGCCACTTGGAGCATAAGGATATGCTTCACAGGTCCTGCCACTGCCTCTATTCAGCATGTGAATTCTCAAGCATAGTGTAGTAAAAACATCACTTTTGGAAAGGCCTGCATTGGTTAACTGCCCACAATAAAATCcttcttttcatcttcagaTTTAAGATAAAGGATTCTTACTAGGAAAGAGACACTTAGCCAGTTTCCAATTTGAGAGGAAGAACTTGCAACGAAAGCCTGTTGAGGGCTCAGGCAGATGACATCAGGGATGGGAGAAGACAGGAAGTACATAGCACTTACCTTGATCCCAGTCACAGCAGAGAGCTCCAGACAGCACCTTATTGTAAGGATGCTGAATTTCAGTTTTGACATAAGGTATTTTCTAATACAAACCATGGGGTTTATGTTACAATATAGGCTCCTTAAGGGGGAAGGAGTTATTCCAAACTCTTACCTCATCCACATGTTCTTAGAATGTGACTGTGTGCAGGCACATGGAGAAATCTCCCACTGAGATCTAAAATcatcagagaaagaaacaatgTCTTTGGACAGACTTCTGCCATTTATCTTCCTATACCTAAAAGAAGTAGCCTTTTAGTCGCTCTTTTATGAAACAAGGCATGCTGGAAAGCTTAGCAAATCCATTTGGAAAAGAGGAATCTGACAGCCTGTAAACCATTTGACAATATAATGTTTCTGTTATGTGTCTGATTTTTACCTAGGTCCTTGGCAGCACGATTGCATTTTCGATCCGGTACCAACTAGTGCGCTTGTTTTATGATGTCTGACTGGACTGTCAGGAGCAAGGGAAAGAGTTCTACCTGCCAGTCCATTTTCTCCAGTTGCTTGACCAAATGATTCAACTGATGTTGTTCCTGCCTTCTGGGAACCTCAGAATACCTGTCAAAACACAAGCAACTGCTTTGCGTGGGCTAGTTTTGAACCGGGATGTTCTTTGTGCACCAAAGGCTTTTGTCCAGTTCTGTGATAGAAAAGATTCACTGTTACTTGGACATCATTGTTATTAGGAATACCTTTTAGAGGGGAAGCAAATGACAGCACTTAGGGAAAGTGGGAAAGATGGAATCTCTATACATCTAGCAAAGACATTACTGTTCaccaagagagaaaacagcaactTTAATATCTGTGAGCAGAATAAGTAAACCAGACTCCGTTCCTGGCTTCTCAATCCTGTTTTTGGTCCATGGACATAGAATGACATGTTACAACCCATACTCAAAACTCAGAGTGCtccaagaataaaataattcatgGTACCCTTTCCCCTGCAGTGCTTTGCCTCGACAATATTGACATGCAGTGAAACTAGATTATATGATCCATATCTAGCTTTCTACCCTGTTAGGCAGCTGATCATTCCTGCAGTGGACTCCCTACTTTTTAATGGCTACTGGGAATGTTCCTGCTGATGAGCTTTTAATTCTGAATACCTTTGTAGTCTGCCTTCCTCCCTGGAAGAGGACACGTCTACAACAGGCTAGCAGAGTAAGGATCACCATGTCCTTGTCTTAACAGGGCATCAATATGATCCTTCTATTAATGCGGAACTAAGACCCTGATGACTGCCAATCTCTTTTCCtcaaatacaaataattatttatagAGCAGTATTTAGCACCATAGTTCAACACAGAATTGCTACCTACCTGACAGAAAAGCATAGAACAGCCATTGGGGTACCAGATTATAGTCTTTGCAAGAGCAGTGGTAGTGAAAGTGAAATAATGCAACAACAGAAACGGGGATGCTGAGGTGGCTAAGAGTAGAAATTGCCAGGTCCAGTACCCCAGTAGATGCAAGGGCACCGCACCTTTCCACACCCAAGTCCAGCTAGTAACAAGGCTTGGAATGCATTACCAGAAGGCAAAAATGCCTGTGTCCAGCAGCTCTGatcaacacagaaaacacacgGCACTCAAGTACGAATGGTACGAGTGGCTGAATCCTCCTCTCCAGCCAATCAGTTTGTAAGTCTACTAGTACAGTATATTCATTAACACATCCACATAGACATGAAATCATTCCGTACCTGGCCTTAAACAGTCTGTCCAGTAACCAGCTAGTGGATTTCCTGGTATCAAGGCATATGAACATAGAAATTAATCTCTCTGCTAGCTGATCTAGGAATGTGGCCTTCCAATAGGTACTTCTAGGGCAGCCACTCCATTTTCCCCAGTAAGGTGGCTTAGCGCTACCTCCAGTGAGCATCCTGCTGACCCTGATCTCTCCCTGATCTGGTCCTGGGCTCCAAAGCCCATTATCCTACTTGCTCTCTAGGTCTGGCTCCTTTGCTAGGGAACACTCAACACTTGCATTCTACCTAGCCCTGGCCGCTCCCTGCATGTGCTGAAGTCTTCCCATTTGCTGGAACCACTGGCTGCTCTGACCTGTGTCCTAATCTCAGTTGCTAGCACTTAGACCTCCAGAGGCACACAGTGTAGACAGTCTGCTcactctggggaaaaaaaaatacaagttggGTTAAGTAAGACAGCACAGACTGCAGAGATAATTCCTACTGATcagcaacattttaaaacattaccactttcttcacttttatttttccttcagtgttcccatgtttttttttctcctagtcCACTTTGACTCCTCACTCTCCTTTGGTGCTTCTCTTAATATACCCATATTATAAACCCATGATATAGCTCACACATTCACAAAAGGATCCAGAGAAGACTCTCATGGTAGGTTTTTTCACATCCCTAACTGCTCTTCCCCCCATTTGCCACCCTAAGGCAAATGCCCCTACAGACAGGGATACCTCTCAGTCTGTAGGCATCCCGGAGCCCCTCTACCTCGCTCTGGGTCGAAGCCAGGCCCAGGGACTGTCTCCAGCCCTCATAAAGCACCGTGGCCTGGACGGGCGGCACGAAAGGCTCTGAGGGATCGGCATCTCCCCGCAGTGGGCGGGCCGGCATCACGCATGCTCGCTGAGGGCCCCACCAATAGCCTCTGCGTGGTTTAAATTTGGCGCCTCGCTCGCTGATTGGTCGGATCCCGCAGCCAACACATTCAGAGCAAGCGCGATGGTCTCACAGAAGCGACCAGTCAGCAAAAAGCTTCTTCCGACAAACGCACCGATAGGTGGGGACGGTGGCGCTGTCCAATGAGGGGGACCCTACTTGGCGGGAGGTTATAAAAATGCCGGGCGCGGCCTCTCCAGTCGCATCGGTTCAGCAGTGGAGCGAGACGCCATGTCCGGCCGCGGCAAGAGTGGCGGTAAGGCCCGTGCTAAGGCCAAGTCTCGCTCGTCCCGGGCTGGGCTGCAGTTCCCGGTAGGGCGCGTTCACCGACTGCTGCGGCGCGGGCACTACGCGGAGCGGGTGGGGGCTGGTGCGCCCGTGTATCTGGCGGCCGTGCTCGAGTACCTGACCGCTGAGATCCTGGAGCTCGCGGGCAACGCGGCGCGCGACAACAAGAAGACGCGCATCATCCCCCGTCACCTGCAGCTGGCGGTGCGCAACGACGAGGAGCTCAACAAGCTGTTAGGCGGCGTTACCATCGCGCAGGGCGGCGTCCTGCCCAAcatccaggctgtgctgctgcccaagaAGACCAGCAAGAAGGGCAGCGGGCAGCAGTCGCAGGAGTACTAGGCCGGCTCTCCCGGCACAACTCAAAGGCCCTTTTCAGGGCCACCCCATTGCTCACCGGGAGAGCTGCGATCCGcggaggaggcaggaggagggaaggggacgAGAGGCGCGGCCGGCCGTGGCTGCggagagctgggggggggggggggggggggagagaggCGGAGCGGGCAGGCACCGGCCCGGGTCCAGTCAAACAATGAGCGTGAGAGCTGCTCCGTAAGGACCGTTGTTTTAACTCTTAACTACCTCTGGGACATTCAGTGGACGTTGcctagaaaataaaactttatttacAAAACAGGACCCCAGTATGGTGCTGTTACAGTATTCAAGGCACTGTAACAATCAAATCCTGCTCAGAGGATGCTGACCTAGTAGCAAGTGCAGGAAGCCACAGTATCTGGAAATTGGGCTTCTGCTTCAGCTCCCCCTTCATTGGCAACTCTAGCTAACTGGCTCTCATGACCTGTGTGGACGAACATACAAGGGAAACCAAAATGTCTGTCTGCTCCCTCATTTAATACTAGCCAATTAGCTAGTATTTCAGATGCATCTACCTGATAACGCTGAACTTAATTTACCTTTGCTAAGACAAAGGGTGAATGTAGCATCTCTGCTACTTTACTGTAAGGGACATGCTATCAGGAACCTACTGGGAGCCTTCAGTGACCCAGTGAGTGAAAAGGCCCAAATGACGACTCCCGAAAGCACTCAGCACAGTACAGCATTTTAGTACCAGCACAGTTGTGTATCCAGTTATATCCAAAGTCCAATGGGCACTTTGCTCCTAAATGGAATTGAACACttaaaggcttttatttttatttttttcttttagctctCTAGCTACAAAAATTGTTGACAATACTTCATAGAGACGCTTAACAATTTAGAGAAATGTGGAGAGGGGTGAAAACTCTGACGAGCAGAAACTATTTAAGTTAGTTAGCTtcatatttcatgtttttttgcACCCAAACATCAGGTAAGACTGGTGTGAATGTTGAAATAAATCCCTCCAGAGGATCATGATGTAGCTGCACAGACTTGTAGCTAGAATTGTAGCattcctgctggccacacccCAGGTTCAGTGGGCATCATTGAGCTGCCTTGCCACACTAAGGATATGCTTTGCTCCCTTGCTCAGAAGTAAACTAGCTAGTTCAACACCCAGgttctctgcagcttcctgggcCTGACCAGGAACATTCTTGGCTGTGATGCCAACATGCTGCACATCATCATTCGGTCCATCTTCATTCTGCAAATATAAATACCTCAAAGtaaggcagcaggaaaacagtgGGCAAGGAATTAAGACAGTCTGAAGAGCCTCAAGAACAGTGTGCTGTTATAGCTGACAAGAAAACGGACCAAATAGAATCTATTTCTAAAGGCCCAGTTTTTGTCATTTAGCTTCGGGTTTGAATTTCGAAGCCACCGTGATTCCCGTACCTGATGGGGGTAACTAACACCGGTCTGCATGGTCTCCTTCAGGCTATCAGATCCATCCAAGCTGTAGACTGCTCCTGTCAAATACAACTTGGAAAAATATAGAAATGGATTATTACCAcattaacaaacaaacaagcagccAACTACCccctctttaaaaaaacccacccaatATACAAAGCTAAGTCTGTTGGGAAGGGCTTTTGTCATACAGTGGGATCAGCATGAACAGTGGTACAAGTATAAGAAAAGCACTTCCTGTTAGGGAAGATGTGACTTCtcaaggaaaaggctgaagtTTTTTTCTAGTTTCCCACCTCCTTAATCACATTCTACTGTCTAAAAACAAGTTTGGTAGGGTCAAAAGCAATACTTTCAGACCTCAGGACAGCATGAAATAAGCAGCAGGGGTGGAGAGGGGAATCTGGTATGTATTATAAGGGAATTTTGTGAAAGACAGCCTCAGTAGCCAGACCCATTCTTGTACTCCTGCTTTGGACACAAACACAGAAGGGTCATGTCAGGAGACTATCTGCCCTAACTGGCTATAAAGATACCTGCTGAAATTAGCTTCAGGAAAAGATATGGAAACACGCACACACTTGGAATAGGTTTTCAGAAATAATCCATGAAAAATACGAAGTACTCCTCACCTGGCCATCCTTCAGCAGGGTGTTGACAGCAACAGGGACGCTACATCCACCTTCCTAAAACACAAAGCAGCTGACACTGAGGCTCCTACGTAACACATTCAAAGCAGAGGCCTCTCAAAAGTTTAGGCGGCACACAACCCTGCCCATCACTCTTCTGGCCCTTTTCGATTCAGAAGTACTCTCCTTTGCAGTTTTAGAGAAGTGTAACAGATTTCCCATATTATGGCATCAAGTCAACTAGCAGATCAGTATTtactgctgcaggcagaggaagggTGCCAGACCTACCAAACGCTTCATAAAGGCTCTTTCAGCAATGCAGCACAACACAGTGTCTGCATCATGCAGGGCAGATACCATATTCAGTATCTCTTGGTCTTTGGCACGAACTTCCACTGCTAAGGCACCCTAGAAGAAGAAACACACCACAAAATATAATTCTTCAACTTCATGCATCAGCATTGATCACGAAACAGAGGCTCAGACCCTTTTCACTAAGGGAGCAATGTTCACAGAAATGAATTACGATAcactctgctggctgcagggttGTCCTACAGTAACTGCTATAAACAGAAGATCAGGGCTTATTCAGGCAAAGTGTTAAAAGATCATGCTGCCACCTCAAACCATTCTAGAACTCTGCAGGTACTTGACAAATGCATGATCAAAATCACTTTTTCAGACTGAATGTGCAGATTCATCACTTGCAATCACTAACAGATCACCAGCTCTGGTTTAGCAAGTTTGATATTAGCTGCATAAGCTCAGCCACGCAGCCAGCATGGACTGGAACAGTCTGCCCACCTAGAAACAGGAGCACTAAGAATGTGCTCCAAGGCAGGTGTTTCATCTCCACCCTGCAGGAGTCAGGACACCATGCACAAACGAGGGAGCATCACAGACCAAAAGACACTGCGGTGGCTTTGCACAGTTATCCTGGTGCAGCATAATACTGACCCTGCCAGAACCTGCCCCATATCTGCCATGTTGCCCCAGTGTAGCTGTGCATGGATTTACCTTTCCCATTTACTGTTTCTCCTATTACTGATAGGAACCAGCCCCTAACACCTGGGTAGAAGAGCAGACTGCCAGACTCCTAACAAGTTGTGCCTCAAACAGTGTAACTAGCCAACAAAAGAGATCAAAGTACTTTTCTGATAACGAAGACATGAGAAGTCTTCAGCACAGTTAACTACTCAGATATATCATATTGCTGCTGGCTTTCAGTGCCCTTTAAGAAATGAAAGTTGCAAAGTACCTGTCCGACAGCATACAGACAATCTTCAGGGCCTAGGagctggaagaaaggaaaatcaagaGTTAATTCAAGTTGCACTGTTCACAATGTAGAAAACAAGAGCCAGATTCCTGTCTCTAATACTAATTGATTTCATGACAGACCAAAGAAATATCACCTCTCCATTCCCATGCTTCAGTGTTTCCACCGCAAAAGTGAGATAATGCCTTTTCCATCAACTGGAGTGTAACACTTTTTGACTTAGCTAATTACTAAAATGTCAGCCTTGCACACTGCCGCGTTGCTAGACACGAGTGCCATCAAGTGCTGTGAGAATCAGATTACAAACTGTTACTGAACCATGGAAAGCTGAACATGAAAAATTTctgtatgaagaaaaaaaagcaaccaaccaaaaaacccaaccactcCTTCCAGAACTGCCTCAAATCAAAGCTAACATGGCAGTGGAGTCAGAAGATTGCATGCTTATCTTGGGTAGGAGAACCACAAGGTCTGAAAGGCAAACAGTTGGTATTTCAGCAGAGAATGGTATTTTCTGCTTGCTGCGCCTCACCTGGCCAATGCGATTTTCCCAGCCCATTCTCttcagcccagcagcagccaggatgaTGGCACTGAAGTCTTCCTTCTCATCTAGCTTCTTTAAACGGGTATTTAAGTTTCCTCTCTGTAGAAGTGATTAAGCAAGCAtagaaacagcaggaaaacagtcCTACAACCAGTTGAGTCTTTACAGACTGTACAGAATCCAAGAGTCTCCAAATGAGAATGTCGGTACCATCCTGAAAGAAGTGTTAAATATGCACAATCGTTTCTTAAAATAGAATCTTGCCATGTATTATGGAATATTAATTCAAGTCCCGAGTCTACAAAGATATGCACACCATAGAAGTGCACTATTAGCACCCAATTCCTCCTGCACCGCAAAGAAATCTGCTCCTAGGACTGAAGTAACAATGCCTTTTCTCAGTAGGTCAGCCACCCACAATGGAATTAGTGGTCCAAGCAGCATCCAGGGTTACTGGAAACCCAGCAACATTTGGTCACACGCCCGTGACAAACACGTGGGAGGCACCCTCATGCAGATTTTCAAACACTGCAAAACATACAATTCATCTGTATGCTGAACCCCCAGCTAGACCAAGGCTGGCTGCTTCTACACAGCCTCATGAGAAAGCAGAGGACAGGATGGCTACAGTACTACCCCCTGCCTCAGAAAAGGGTAGTGGAGAACAGCCTTTGAGGAAGCAGTTTGTTCTTGTAGGTCAGGTGGCACAAATTAGCCTCGGATCTAGATTTTACACGAAGTTGTActttcctctctgcagctttacccagctcccacaggctgccaggaaaGGATACGATATCCCTGAATTCTAAATGAGGAAACTTCTTCttgagctgagctgctctccgAAGTGAACTGGTTCCAATCACActgcaaggaaaaatataatcaCTGAAATCCAGAACACTCCTAACAGTTACCTCCAGCCACATACATGACAGAAGTTTCAAGGAAACAAatggtaactttttttttttttttagttgaaatGAAGATCGGAAAAACAGTCAATGATTTGTATCTCcttagaagaaagaaaaccactCTGTGAAGTTTAGCATAAAGCATGTCTGAAGCAACTCCCAAGGAGCCAATTTACAGAATATGCTTCTGAAGAGCAGTCCCTAGCCACTGTCAAGGACTGATGAAACCTCATTgaaagacaatatttttcacagaaaaaggaCTCCGCTGCCCCAAAATGAACCAGACAAAGCCAGACGACTAAGTGATAAAGTGACTAAAACAGAGGAACTTCATCAAAGACAGAAATGCAGAGTAAGCAGAGGACCTTTGAGTATACAACTGGAAACCACAGAAAACTGAAAGTCTGGGCATTTCCTTTTTCAACATATATGCTGTTCACttattttcatagaattatATTATAtgctgatttggaagggacccatcaggatcactGAGTTCCAACTTCTAGCCCTGTGCaagacaccccaacaatcctCCCATGTGCCTGAGAGGGCTGTCCAAATACTCcatgagctctgtcaggcttggtgctgtgaccacttccctcaggagcctgttccagtgctgaACCATTCTCTGAGTGATGAACCTTTTCtcaatatccaacctaaacctcccctgattCAGCTTCATGCAGTTTCCTTGAGTCCTGTCTCTGGTCATCAGACTGAAGAAATCATTATGTGCCCTTCTGCATCCTCCTTTTGGTAACCTGAAACCTAAACCAGATGTGATTTTCCTACTATCCAAATGCACAGAAAGACAAGTCTTTGTGTCATGGCTAgtttatttctttcactttaataaataaaaaaatatctaataGCTACCTTAATCTGAGTAATTTCACTCATCTGTCTCAGACAAAGGATTCCAATAATCTCTACGGAAAGACAGGTCATTAAAAATGGAGAAACCACAAGAAAGTGATGCCAAaaaaacacaaggaagaaaTCAGAATAGGCTGAGTGAGAACAGAAGCATAGTTCAGGTCCATGAAAGCCAAAATCGTGCACCAGACACCCCATGTGCATTGTATGCATTCCCCAGCAGTAGGCTGAACACCAAGGAGCAGGAATTCACTCGAGAGATCGTGGCAAGAAAGGTTCTAACTTGAGAAAGCATTGCAGCTCAAGGGTGGCTTGAGAGATGAACCTCACTCCTGTGAGACAGCGTTACTTTTTCTAGCAAGCGAGTCCAGGTTACTCTATGTGGAATGCTCACAAAAGGCAGTGTAAAGGATAAAGCAATGAGCTGACTGACTTGCCAATTGAAAGTATCAACCAACTGACCCCTTCTGTTTTTACACCTGTCTTCCCCTTCTTCTCCCACTCACCTCTTTTCAGGAAGGAGGCTCAGTGTTTTTCCACAGTTTTTGGGATGAAAGACAACAGCGTCAAGTGGGTTTTCCCTTCTGCAAAATAATGCAAGTGCAGAATGCCTGACATATAATTTAAGACAAGACTGGTAAGCTCAACAGTTCTGCTATCATTTCCTGGCAGAACTACCTCTGGCTCCAAAATACTCCATCATCACTGTATGAGCAAGAATTTTCAGCACACCTGCCAGCTATGGAACACAAGGGCAGCCCTAGTGTTCCACTAGAGCTTCCACTGTTTTGGGGACCAATCACAGGAAACTCTGAACACCTAAAAGAACCTACACTGCCTTTGCTCTCCTTTACCAACACTATAAAATGCAAGACTCTCAAGAGAATCAACTCTCATGTCCACACTTACTTGCAGACAGCGCCAATTGTAAAGCCAGGAGGAAGAGAAGTTGGCAGGTCCTTCAGGGAGTGAACCACAAGGTCAACCCTAAAAATTAGAGGACAGTAATCAGAGAACAGATGGTGGAGCTCATGTGGGGATCTACCAGAGGCCTGCAGATCACCTACAGTAAAGTTTGAACCCACTCTGGGAATTAATTTGGAGAAGGGGGAAGAATTTCAGGATTCCATAGCCAGAATTACTATATCATTTTTGTGTTACTCCTAAAAGGCTACTTCACCTAcctctgtctctcttttccccttacCCAGTGACAAAAGACACTAATCAAACAATCAGATTGAATGAGGGGAAGATGCTGGAGATGTTCACACAGAGAGACCCACTGTACCAAAATGCATCAGTATGTGGGTTGGTATTATGTGTCAAACTTTAAGTAACAACAAGCCAAACTACAGGCTATCTGTTTTGTCACACAGGAACCAAGCATAATTGTAAACATTTGAGTCTCCAATAGCTTTTCACCAACTTCACTGAAAAGGCAGTATGATGTAACTATGTGGCAGAGATGCagaagaatacattttttttaaacacactttAACTAAGGCACCACTGAAACCCTCCTCAGAatattgaaaagaaagagaaattaaatcacAACAAAAATTCCCCAACACCTCAAACCCACGAAACCAGCAGTAATCTATCTCTCTGCTCAGGCATCTGAAGCAAGGTTTTTGTAGAGACAAGAACACAGCACAATTTGCCCATGTCAAATTCTCCTGCACATTTAGCTTGCATAAGTTAATAAATCTTAACATTTATAGGATGACAATAAATCTGTTTTGCAATACGTTACCATCaataagaaaagtatttttaaataaatacattcataAGCAGTAATCATATGAGATCACATCCTCCCTGTGTATTACAGCATGTAATACACAAGTAACAGAAGAAAACCTTACTGGGGCAGACCAAGTGACACAACAGCTCCACTTCAAAATACATGGCCTGAGCCCAGGgtagagagaaaaaagggaggaaaaaaaagacaatgacTTATCAAAGGATTACTTTTTTTAGCCTGAGAGGTACCAGGACTGAAGGAAAGTAGATCACCTATGCAGCAAGCCAAATATGTCCAAAGAACACCAAATGCTAAGGAGAAAGACAAAACAGTAAGTTCTTACTCATTTCTTTCAAGtgcattttccagctctttggTGAAGAGGCTCTTCTCTCCAATCtaca is drawn from Vidua chalybeata isolate OUT-0048 chromosome 23, bVidCha1 merged haplotype, whole genome shotgun sequence and contains these coding sequences:
- the HMBS gene encoding porphobilinogen deaminase isoform X3 codes for the protein MLAARSKAREGTYPEIEKLARIQTDSVVTMLRELYPDLHFEIVAMSTTGDKILDTALSKIGEKSLFTKELENALERNEVDLVVHSLKDLPTSLPPGFTIGAVCKRENPLDAVVFHPKNCGKTLSLLPEKSVIGTSSLRRAAQLKKKFPHLEFRDIRGNLNTRLKKLDEKEDFSAIILAAAGLKRMGWENRIGQLLGPEDCLYAVGQGALAVEVRAKDQEILNMVSALHDADTVLCCIAERAFMKRLEGGCSVPVAVNTLLKDGQLYLTGAVYSLDGSDSLKETMQTGVSYPHQNEDGPNDDVQHVGITAKNVPGQAQEAAENLGVELASLLLSKGAKHILSVARQLNDAH
- the HMBS gene encoding porphobilinogen deaminase isoform X1; its protein translation is MAEPRAAAVGPGRAQSTGGADGAGADPLLPQEENGVDGRAIRVGTRRSQLARIQTDSVVTMLRELYPDLHFEIVAMSTTGDKILDTALSKIGEKSLFTKELENALERNEVDLVVHSLKDLPTSLPPGFTIGAVCKRENPLDAVVFHPKNCGKTLSLLPEKSVIGTSSLRRAAQLKKKFPHLEFRDIRGNLNTRLKKLDEKEDFSAIILAAAGLKRMGWENRIGQLLGPEDCLYAVGQGALAVEVRAKDQEILNMVSALHDADTVLCCIAERAFMKRLEGGCSVPVAVNTLLKDGQLYLTGAVYSLDGSDSLKETMQTGVSYPHQNEDGPNDDVQHVGITAKNVPGQAQEAAENLGVELASLLLSKGAKHILSVARQLNDAH
- the HMBS gene encoding porphobilinogen deaminase isoform X2, which translates into the protein MAEPRAAAVGPGRAQSTGGADGAGADPLLPQEENGVDGRAIRVGTRRSQLARIQTDSVVTMLRELYPDLHFEIVAMSTTGDKILDTALSKIGEKSLFTKELENALERNEVDLVVHSLKDLPTSLPPGFTIGAVCNVIGTSSLRRAAQLKKKFPHLEFRDIRGNLNTRLKKLDEKEDFSAIILAAAGLKRMGWENRIGQLLGPEDCLYAVGQGALAVEVRAKDQEILNMVSALHDADTVLCCIAERAFMKRLEGGCSVPVAVNTLLKDGQLYLTGAVYSLDGSDSLKETMQTGVSYPHQNEDGPNDDVQHVGITAKNVPGQAQEAAENLGVELASLLLSKGAKHILSVARQLNDAH
- the LOC128799323 gene encoding histone H2A — protein: MSGRGKSGGKARAKAKSRSSRAGLQFPVGRVHRLLRRGHYAERVGAGAPVYLAAVLEYLTAEILELAGNAARDNKKTRIIPRHLQLAVRNDEELNKLLGGVTIAQGGVLPNIQAVLLPKKTSKKGSGQQSQEY